Proteins co-encoded in one Alphaproteobacteria bacterium PA2 genomic window:
- a CDS encoding enoyl-CoA hydratase (Catalyzes the reversible hydration of unsaturated fatty acyl-CoA to beta-hydroxyacyl-CoA): protein MTAPTFETIKLDIADGVAVLTLNRPDKLNAFNTQMMLDMIAAFDFTDADDDVRCVIVTGAGRGFCAGADLSAGGQTFDYDARGGADRAARTKEGVQRDGGGLLTLRIYESKKPVIAAVNGPAVGVGVTMQLAMDIRLASTEARFGLVFARRGLNPEAASSYFLPKLVGVQTALEWCYTGRVFPAQEAFDKGLVRSLHAPEDLLPAAMTLAREIADNTAPVSIALTRQLIWRMAGASHPIEAHMADSRGIQARGKMADAKEGVMSFLEKRPAVYPDKVSTDLPDIWDHWKAPEFR from the coding sequence ATGACCGCCCCCACCTTCGAGACCATCAAGCTGGACATTGCCGACGGCGTCGCCGTCCTGACCCTGAACCGGCCCGACAAGCTGAACGCCTTCAATACCCAGATGATGCTGGACATGATCGCGGCCTTCGATTTCACCGACGCCGACGATGATGTCCGGTGCGTGATCGTGACCGGCGCCGGGCGTGGCTTCTGCGCCGGGGCGGACCTGTCCGCCGGTGGCCAGACCTTTGACTATGACGCCCGGGGCGGCGCCGACAGGGCTGCCCGCACCAAGGAAGGCGTCCAGCGGGACGGCGGCGGCCTGCTGACCCTGCGCATCTATGAGAGCAAGAAGCCGGTGATTGCCGCCGTGAACGGTCCGGCCGTCGGCGTGGGCGTGACCATGCAGCTGGCCATGGATATCCGGCTGGCCTCCACCGAAGCCCGGTTCGGCCTGGTCTTCGCCCGTCGGGGCCTGAACCCCGAAGCGGCTTCGTCCTATTTCCTGCCCAAGCTGGTGGGCGTCCAGACGGCCCTTGAGTGGTGCTATACCGGTCGCGTCTTCCCGGCCCAGGAAGCCTTCGACAAGGGCCTGGTCCGCTCGCTCCATGCGCCAGAGGACCTGCTGCCCGCCGCCATGACCCTGGCCCGGGAGATTGCCGACAACACCGCTCCGGTCTCCATCGCCCTGACCCGCCAGCTGATCTGGCGCATGGCCGGCGCCAGCCATCCCATCGAGGCCCACATGGCCGACAGCCGCGGCATCCAGGCCCGGGGCAAGATGGCCGACGCCAAGGAAGGGGTCATGTCCTTCCTCGAGAAGCGGCCGGCGGTCTATCCGGACAAGGTCTCCACCGACCTGCCCGACATCTGGGATCACTGGAAGGCGCCTGAATTCCGCTAG